CCTACCGAAATAGAGAGCAATCGAGATATCAATCCCACTTCAACAGGTCCTTTCAGAAATGAGAAAAGCGGGACACGACTCCGGTTGGCTCAATGGCCAACCACCAAAAGAGATATCCCTGACCGACCGGCTCCGATCGGGCTATCATCGATTCTGGCATGAAGCCTCGCAAGCTTTCCGATGGTCTCGGGGACCGTTCCGCGAACCCTCCAAGGGACCACTGACCAACCTTACACCGACCCAACAACGCAGAACTGAAGAGCTGGCGACGTCATATCGCTCGCATTTCGAAACATCACTTTCTCCCGAAACTGCTCTTCTGAATTATTCATATCTGGACATATTGGATCGTGCCAGACATGCAATTAGTTGGGCTGTTCCCCTCAACCAACGGGTCTGCGATCTCGGAAGTGCCAATTTCGCGTATGCTGCGGCCCTACACACGTTCTTCCACCCCAACCGCCTGGCAGGCGTGGAGGTAGATGGCCATCGTCTGTATTGTAACGGGCGAAGCCGCATCGATTATGCCCGCGGGCACATTCAAGATTTGTCGCAAACCGAGTATGTGGTTGCCGACTTTCGCCAGTACAGCAGACAGGCCGATATTATTACGGCCTGGTATCCATTCGTCACTCCCAAGCCCTTACTGGCCTGCCGATTACCGCTTAGCTTATTCAATCCGAGCGCTGTATTCGCCCAAGTCGCCAATAATCTCGTCATTGGCGGAACCTTTGTCATGATCAATCACAATGTCGCCGAGGCTGAGGTGGCGCGTGGCATCGCGGAGGACGTCGGCCTCATCTGCGCTGGACACTATCTTCACCAAGCTCCCCTCCGGCCGCAACCAACAGACCCGGTATTAACCATCTGGCATCATGGGTAACCAGACAGGAACGGTTACGTGCGTTTTCAGAAGGTCGTTATGGTAAAGGATTTCGGATATTCGGCAGGGAATGAGGGAAAATCCTGGCAAAACTTTTTCCAGATGGCTTGTTCGGAACAGTTCACGTCCCTTTTCAACAAGGCTTGCAGAACCTGCCCCCCTTTTGCATATTATTCATAGCGCAGAGCATCGATGGGATTTAATCGCGCAGCTTTGTTGGCAGGATAAATACCAAAGATCAAACCGACAGCGGCAGAAAAGAGAAACGCGATCATAATGGCCTCAAAGGAAATAATCGTGGGCCATCCGGCCACTAGGGTCGTCGCCTGAGCGCCCAGAATACCGAAGCCCACACCCAGCAATCCGCCCACCATACTGAGCGTCATCGCTTCCGCTAAAAATTGAATCAAAATATGGCGATGCTTGGCCCCAACGGCCATACGAATACCAATCTCTCGCGTGCGTTCTGTGACAGATACCAACAGAATATTCATGATCCCGATCCCCCCGACCAATAACGAAATCGAGGCCACGGAAAACATCATGATTGTCAGAGTTTCCCCTGTCCCCTCCTGAACTTTTCCAATATCCACCTGGGTGCGAATCGTAAAATCATCCGGTTGGTCCGGCTGCAAATGATGACGGTCCCGAAGCACCCGTTGAATATCCTCAACAGCTGCGGGAAGATCTTCGGGGCGCTCTGTCGACGCAAACAATGCCCCGACTGATCCAAGAAATTGGGTGCCGAGGACTCGGCGTTCCGCCGTGGTAAAGGGGATGAAGATAATATCGTCCTGATCGTTGCCGGTCGGAGATTGGCCTTTCGGAGCCAGGACGCCGATGATTCGAAATGGGACGTTCTTTATTCGAATCATCTTTCCGACCGGATCCTCACCGGGAACAAATAGATTGTCGACGACCGTTTGGCCCAAGAGGGCCACGCGGCTTGTGGTCTCCATCTCTCCTTCGGTAAACGGCCCTCCACTGGTGAACGACCAATCACGAATAGTCAGATAGGTCGGAGAAATCCCATTCACAGGAACATTGACATTCTGATTTCCGTAAACAATTTGCATGACATCCCGTTTGGCCCAGCCGGTTTCATGCAACGTGGGAACCTTTTTTTGCAAATCGAGGGCATCATTGACGGTCAGGGTCACTGCACCACCCGAACCACCACGAACGCCTCCCACACTCGTCGCTCCCGGTAATATGAGAATCATATTCGTGCCCATGCTGGCCACTTGCGCCTGTATGGCAAATTTGGCTCCTTCGCCAATACTCACCATGGCGATGACTGAGCCTACACCGATAATAATACCAATCGTGGTGAGACCGGATCGCAAACGATTCCGGTTAAGAAAGCGAAAAGCTGTAAACACCGTCAAGACAAAAAAACTTCCCATCCAGTTCCTTAGGATACCCGCATGCCCATACCAATTGAGGCTTGATCGCTCAGGATACAGCCGTCTCTCATCTGAATCTGGCGTGAAGCATAAGCAGCGATATCAATTTCATGCGTCACCACCAGGATAGTCAACCCATCGGTGTGATTGAGGCCCTGAAATATATCCATGATTTCCTGACTTGATTGCGTATCCAGATTCCCTGTTGGTTCATCCGCCAGGAGAAGGCAAGGGGCTGACACCAGCGCGCGGGCAATGGCCACTCGCTGTTGTTGCCCACCAGACAACTGTGTGGGGTAATGATGTTCCCGATTTGCCAATCCCACGCGCGCCAAAGCCGATTGAGCTCGAGATCGTTGTTCACGAAGAGAAAGCCCCTGATAGAATAGGGGAAGCTGAACATTTTCTAATGCGCTGGTTTTAGGAATCAGGCTGAAATTCTGAAAAACAAATCCGATGGTCCGACTACGAACCTCCGCCAATTCATCGGGTTCAGCATGGGCAATATCCCGTCCATTCAAACAATAACTGCCTGTAGTCGGCACATCCAGGCAACCCAAGATATTCATCAATGTGGATTTACCGGATCCGGACGAGCCCATAATCGCAATGAATTCACCTGCTTGGATAGTCAGATTTATTCCCCGAAGGGCCTCTACATCAATATCACCCAGGCGATAAGTTTTGGAGAGATTGGTACAGGCAATCAGTTGGCTCATCGTCATCTTTGGCGAAGAATATTCTCAGGAAATGGAGTCCCAGATTACCTGACCATTTTCATGGCAACCCTTGGGAAATCCCCCATTACCATTGTCCCCCTCTGCAAGGAGTGGGAAAGGTTCAGCGTCTTGATAATGGCCAGATCAGGGAAAAAGGTACACACAGGTAGCTCCAAAGACCAAGACCGATTGGGGAAAAACATCGGAGCGTTTTCCCTTCCTTAGCTAGAGCCCCTTGTCTCGTGAACTCGTAGACTTTTGTCCTGACCCGAAGCCCGGGGGAAGCTGATTGGCTTTGCGCTCCCCTTTCGGAAGGGCGATCCCGACAATTATTTTGTCCTGCTCCCGAAGCTCACTTTCAACCACTTCCGTCTTGCTGCCATCCGAAATGCCAGGCTGAAGAAGCACCGAAGCCGGATCGCCCGAATCAGTCAACTTCCACACCGTCTTCCAGCCATGGCTTCCCCCCGAGGCATGAGGTCCTTGAGGTAATACCCCGGTCAGTGGTTTCACGACATCCGCTCCGGACTCACCTGTTTTTTGCCCCACAGATGCGGATTGGGAAGGGAAAAACCGGAAGGCCGCATTCGGAATCATTAAGACATCGTCCTTCCGCGCGATCGTAATTGAGACATTGGCCGTCATCCCCGGCTTCAACCGCAAATCACGATTATCCACTTCCACCACCACGTCGTAGGTCACAACATTCTGGACAATAATCGGGGCATTCCGGATTTGTCTTACGACACCTCGAAAGTCCACCTGTGGATAAGTGTCGACAGTAAAGAGCGCCTCCTGGCCTTCCCGGATTCCCCCGATATCGGACTCACTCACATTGGTATCAACCTGCATTTTCGTTAAATCAAGGGCGATCAGAAAAATATTCGGTGTCGTGAATCCTGCCGTCACTGTCTGCCCCACTTCTACATTACGTGCAATCACAATTCCATTTACCGGGGACCGTATCACAGTATATTTTAAATCTAAATCCGCCGTATCTAACAATGCCTGAGCCTGTTTGATCTGTGCCCCGGAGACTTCAAGCTGAGCCTGGGCCGATTCATAGGCAGTGGTCGCGATATCCAGATCGTTTTGTGACACTAACTCGCGTTGAAACAATGTCTGGGTTCGATCGAGTTCCCGCTTCCGTTGGGCCAACTCTGTTCGCGTTTTGCTCCACATCGCTTTAGCATTAACGAGGTTGGCCGCAGCCTGATCCCGTCTGGTCTGAAAGAGAGACGGGTCAATTCGCGCAATAACCTCTCCCGCCTTCACCACAGAGTTGAAATCGGCATGCAGACTAATAATCTTACCGGTCACTTGTGCCCCAACTTGGACCGAAGTTACCGGATTAATTGTTCCGGTCGCACCCACAACTGCCACAATGGGGCCACGCTCAATACTTGCGGTGCGATATTGAATCGGTGCACTCCGAACCCCGGTCAACCAGAATTGACGAGCGGCAATCACCGACACAATCACTACCACACCAATCCACAGCAATTTTTTCATCCATGCTCCATTCCCAGACACATGTATGTTCCGACCTCCGCCCCCCTTTTTATATTGGTAAAGGGCAGCTCCATTTTACCATTTCTTGATAGGGAAAAATCGAAAACGAGGACGGCCAGAAGTGCTAAATGAACCAGGTTTCTCGAACACCCCCAAATCATCAGGCAGAAAAAGGTTCTACGCTAACCGGATCATGGAATTCGGTTGGGGCGAAAGGGAAAAATCAGTAGGCCAGGGAGCTCACTATAGAGAAAATTAGTGGCGGATCCATTTTTAGAAGGCTTTGCCCGACATGCCTTATAAACCTCAACATTCCCTAAGGGTAGCGTCTATCCGCCCCTACCCCTTTGCCCTGTCGCCCTAACTCCCTCCCGCATGGACCATACCCATAATAGGTCGTGTCTATTCCATCTTGACATGGTCGGGTTTTTTTTGGTTCAGCCGAACCGCCGGTCGTCCCAATTTGAAAAGTGTTACGAATCGTGGATTAGCTCTTTTTGCAATGGGAAGCAAAACGCGAACAATT
The Nitrospiraceae bacterium DNA segment above includes these coding regions:
- a CDS encoding ABC transporter permease, producing MGSFFVLTVFTAFRFLNRNRLRSGLTTIGIIIGVGSVIAMVSIGEGAKFAIQAQVASMGTNMILILPGATSVGGVRGGSGGAVTLTVNDALDLQKKVPTLHETGWAKRDVMQIVYGNQNVNVPVNGISPTYLTIRDWSFTSGGPFTEGEMETTSRVALLGQTVVDNLFVPGEDPVGKMIRIKNVPFRIIGVLAPKGQSPTGNDQDDIIFIPFTTAERRVLGTQFLGSVGALFASTERPEDLPAAVEDIQRVLRDRHHLQPDQPDDFTIRTQVDIGKVQEGTGETLTIMMFSVASISLLVGGIGIMNILLVSVTERTREIGIRMAVGAKHRHILIQFLAEAMTLSMVGGLLGVGFGILGAQATTLVAGWPTIISFEAIMIAFLFSAAVGLIFGIYPANKAARLNPIDALRYE
- a CDS encoding ABC transporter ATP-binding protein, with translation MIACTNLSKTYRLGDIDVEALRGINLTIQAGEFIAIMGSSGSGKSTLMNILGCLDVPTTGSYCLNGRDIAHAEPDELAEVRSRTIGFVFQNFSLIPKTSALENVQLPLFYQGLSLREQRSRAQSALARVGLANREHHYPTQLSGGQQQRVAIARALVSAPCLLLADEPTGNLDTQSSQEIMDIFQGLNHTDGLTILVVTHEIDIAAYASRQIQMRDGCILSDQASIGMGMRVS
- a CDS encoding efflux RND transporter periplasmic adaptor subunit, with product MKKLLWIGVVVIVSVIAARQFWLTGVRSAPIQYRTASIERGPIVAVVGATGTINPVTSVQVGAQVTGKIISLHADFNSVVKAGEVIARIDPSLFQTRRDQAAANLVNAKAMWSKTRTELAQRKRELDRTQTLFQRELVSQNDLDIATTAYESAQAQLEVSGAQIKQAQALLDTADLDLKYTVIRSPVNGIVIARNVEVGQTVTAGFTTPNIFLIALDLTKMQVDTNVSESDIGGIREGQEALFTVDTYPQVDFRGVVRQIRNAPIIVQNVVTYDVVVEVDNRDLRLKPGMTANVSITIARKDDVLMIPNAAFRFFPSQSASVGQKTGESGADVVKPLTGVLPQGPHASGGSHGWKTVWKLTDSGDPASVLLQPGISDGSKTEVVESELREQDKIIVGIALPKGERKANQLPPGFGSGQKSTSSRDKGL